ATAAAAAGACAATCATCTATGTGCATGTGTACGTGTAACATATGCACATGAAGTGTGCAATTTTCTTTGAATGCAACTTAAACAAAGCATACGCACAACAGAGTTGCACAACCATTACAGAACAGAGCGTTCTGGGTATCCCAACCATGTTTCGCAGCTACAGCCAGTGCAAACTTACAAGGCACAAACTCAGTGCTGACACTGTAGCGTTGTAAGTTCAGGCACGTTTCAATCTGTAgttcttaaaaacaataatCAACAGAAGCGCTACTTCTGCACTAAAGTGCCAGCCTCTTCCCAAAGATGAAGCGCTAAGTTGATGTAACCTGGACGCCATAGTGATCAGCGGGGCTCTGAATTAACCTATCACTGCAAAGTCTGCGGCTATATCGTGCTACGTGCTCCTCACCCCTGAGAGTATGCTGCTTCCCAAAACGCCTCCCTTACACTCTTCAAGGACTATCCATACCTTGCCAGCCTTAACATACAGAATCTTACAAGTGCTActcaatgctttttttcctacctttaGCCAAAACTCTGATAAAACCGGATTTAAAAAACCAGCCATCAGAAAATCTTTCCCATACTTGCATGTAACGAACATCTTTGCTCAATTGCATAGTGACATGTGTATCAGCTAGtaaagagttaaaaacaaaagcttgctGTTTAAGGCAAAATTTTctaacacagcacagcagaaaaagcCGAATACCGCATTCATCAGTATTGAAACAAAGCACTGGCTCATACAGTCTTCCCctcacagtgttttctttcttaccttAACAGCAAACACACAGTTATGTTCAATTACCAAATCTCGTTGCATTTCTCTAAATGAAAGGAGTAATCAACATGTGGGCTGACGGCTACTGAAAACACCTGGCAAATCGGTTCTCTTTGCACCCTCAAAAAAGGGTTTCTTTTTGAGCCTACTGGAAGTTCAAAACTCGCTCATGCCCAGGCCTAATAGAATAGCTAAAACTGAACCCATCATTgaaaaattacaaatatttcacatgAGTTGCCACATCACTTTGCTAAAATTGTATTTTCGGTATTATTTTCCGATAGAAGACACTGAATAGatgtctgaagaaaacaatacaaTATAAAAGCGTAAGGGTCTTTGCAAACAGATCTTCTATTccttctgcaaaacaagaaaggagAGAGTTTATCGGCATTTATTTGGAGTGCCATTGATAAAGACACAAGAATacttaagaaagcaaaagttCGAATGATCCACGGACATCTTTGGCTTAGCCTTCCTGACCAAAGTCTTCTGTAAATTTCTTTAACTTCTCCAGGTCCTGCTCGTTAACTGTTGGCTTCGTGCTAGCTAGTGAGCTGAGCATGTCGGcctgtaagaaagaaagcaagaaaatgcgCTTAGAAAACGTACCACTGCTAACaatactgcaaagaaaagtaagctttaaaaagccttttcaaACAAGTTGACGGTAGGAACTcttatttaaacatttctgcaCACGGGTCACTTTTTAACTCCTGAAGACAGACAATTAGTGAGCACAAATCTGATATCAAGTCCTTCCTTCAAACAGTGCACGTACACTCAGAACCTTCTGCTGCTTGGGGGTACAATATACAACATACAAAGTGCTCAGCAATTTGTAACCTTTCAAGCAGTGCATTTAAAATTCAATCTCTCTCAAGTATGACGTTTTAATCTGTAGACAGAAGCAATGTAGCTGCATCATCTGTGATGAAGTATAATCCAAGCTACCATTATATCCACCAGATTTTTACACTGTATTGGTTatgcttgcatttcttttgtggGCAAAATTTACCCACAGCACATTCTTCTCAAGTTACACTGAATATAACTTCCCACTTGTCGGTGTCAACAACGATGCTGTAGAGCAATGGGAAAATAACATATGATGGGGCAGGGATTCTGAAGGCTTTAAAggaataagagaaaaattaaaggaGGAAGAGTTGGGTGCTGTCTATACTACATGCCACTAGACAATGATAAATGCTTATCAGTGACAGAGAGCTGGCTTGCTGATAAGCATGTTCTATTGTCATGCTGTGTTGGGATTAATATGTCATCTGGCACGTCCAAGCACGTCTATAAACAAAGGGCTCAGCCAATTGCCTTGCATGCTGGCTTTAAAAAGCCTTGAGTATGTTCAGGGCTCTGCAAAGCAAGAAAcatcacaaagaaaaaccacaacaacaaaacccaccatGGAAACTTTAGGCTCCAGTAATTTATCCCCTGGAACATCCATCCATGTCATTTCTTCAGCATCAGGATCACCTGGAGAGCAAGGGGTGTACAAATCTACCACTGTGTTTGGATTTGACACTGATGGTCCTTTTACctaataaataaacacataaacaaaTAAACTGAACATCTTTAGAGCAAAAGcattcccttcattttctcttgacTCCCCCCACCCACTGAGAAGTCTTATCCAGCAGAGTGGAACTGTGAAAAGGTGCTGGCATCATTCACTTACGAAACATGCAGCAATAGTCAGATACTTGAACTCGTATCACGTCAGAACCAATGAGCCTTTAAGGTAGGAATGTCTGTAGAAAGCCAATGTATCAGCACTGCTGTTTGGAGAAGACCACTCTCCTCTTAGTCATCCATCACTGCAGGAGTCCATTCACCACTGGTTaacatttctaaatgttattACTATTATATACTCAGTTATTACTGAGTGTCCCTCAAGTTGAGCTGCCTCGGATGTCCTTTTAAGCTTTTACTTACTGCACTACAAAGTTGTGGGCATCTTTTTGGACACAACCTCAAACAGTACTTGACAGAAAATGGGGCCATCTAGCGGGAGAACAGAaaccatcctttttttttccagatacaCAGACAGAACctcaaaatctgcaccagctgcCTCTTATCTTTTTGCAGTGCACATCTAAGACCCGGAGTTCTATCATCTGTCACTGAAGTATCACACATCCCCAAGAACACAGAACATATACAAAGATCAAAAAACAACTGTTTGTTGTTAAATAGCAGAGAAGCGGATTTGCTGTTCCAATCTGTTttgaaagcacagcaaagaaaagtgGAGATTATAACATTAGAAACTCACTTGCACAAACCGATATCAATCATCTGGAACAAGCAGTGGTTTACAGTGAGTTACAAAAATTGAGCAAAATGCTAGAACCGGGAGGCAGACCAACTTTGTTTTTTACACGGGCAGATGGCAAttaggacaagggggaatagtttaAACCAAAAGAGAGAACATTTAGGTGAGATGCTAGGAGGAAACTTCTTACTCAGGGCAGcgaggcgctggcacagctgcccagagaagctgtggtgtcccatccctggaggtgctccaggccaagttggatggggccctgggcagcctgagctggtcCCTGTGTCTGCCCAGGAcatggggttggggctgggtaggctttgaggtcccttccaaaccaagccatcCCATGATTCTATTTAAGTGGGACAAATTGCTATTATGGAAATAGTTaataaagcaaagatttttcttataaaaataagaatctGCATCCAATTAaagtacaaacaaaacaagtggAACAGACTTGCATCAGAACACTCAAAGCACTGTaggtttgttctcttttttgGCAAAAGAGGTAAGAATTGCCTTTGGCTGCTCTGCAAACTGTGGTAACTGAGATTATTTCATTGTTCTGTGGTAGTGAGACACGCCTCAGATGTCTGAAAATTTCAATGGAAGGCTCAAATGTGACAACCCATTGGCCAGAAATGCCATCATCATTTAAAGACAACAATGGATAAATACTTTAGGCATTGCTGCTTAAGGGAAGGAGTAATCCAGAAAATCCCTGATATATCAAAACAgccgctttttttttttttaagcaaatacaGTTTACAACAGCGTCACAGCTCTGAAATACCATTTCAAAttattctttgattttaaaCTGGGAAAAGTTCATCAAAAAACCTATCAAATATTCTTCCCCACCAGCAAACTTACAGGGTGGTGGCATATTTTAACAGGTTGATAAGGTTTTCTCACTGCAAACTCTGGAACTTAAATAGATCTCTTGCGTTCTGAACCACATTGTATTTAAGTGTTCCTTTCTCTTGGTGCCTTAAGCTGAATGTATTCCTCGTAACTATGTGGAGAAAAGTGCCCACCTTCAGTTCACACTTATTCTAGCTTATTCAGAGCAAGATAATTCTCAGAGTTGAAGTAATATGAAAAAcgtttggtttttttacttacttttttAAAGTGAGTAGCTGACTGCACTTTCCTAACAGGCTGCATCAGTGCATCGCGTACAATGATGCTTATATCTGCACCAGAGTAGCCATCGGTTCTTTTTCCAAGCTCCCGATAATCTGCTTCTGTTAGGAGACTTGGAGTCGACCCGAGGTGAAGTTTGAACATGGCAGCCCTGGCATGGTCTTCAGGTAAAGGGATATAAATACGCTTCTCAAACCTGGtttgaaaaagataaaagcaaaacactgcacagaCATTGGCTCACGCAGGTGCACAATGGAAAGAAGCTTATGCAAATCAGTACATACTTTGTTCCTAAATGAAACTGCTTACTCTCAATATAGTTGTTGGTAGGAATGGTTGATAACTGCAGTGCTTCATTTGAAGCATCTGTTCTCAAAGAGACAATGACCTCCCACCAGGGAAGTAACCAACTCCAAGCTCTGTAGAACACTACTGACTTCCTATAGGTGACAGAGCAGGCCAAAGCCAttgaaaattaattctgttaCTGCCACGCTCTACAAGCTCCTTCAAGTTTTATGGACAAGAATGAGAGATACTCGTTCTCACTGCAAAGAATGACTTGAAATTTTAAGTACCACCTTCACCTCTTATTCCTCCTATGAAACTACACTCGCTCAGGGTGGAAGCGACCTCTGGAGGCCACATGGTTTAAACACCCATTATTTGACTCAGTCCATCTCATGAGCTGCGTCTGCAAGGATCAAGTAGCTCGCTCACCCAAATAGTCTTAGGATGAACCCTCACAATGGTTGCAGATTTCTTACcataaacataaatatataaatcataGGCCAACATACCTTCTCCTGATAGCAGAATCCAAAACCCAAGGTATGTTTGTTGCTCCCAAGACCAATATTCCTTCATTATCAACGCCAACCCCTATAACGAGGAAGAAATCATTTCACCgtttagaaaataaacagagaatgCCTGTAGATGTTTTAGAACATTTACAAAACGCAATGGGGTAAAGCTGCAGATCTTTTCACATGTAAGCTGTGTATTTTATGCACAGCCAAATTCCTTTGATTCTGAAAGCCATTAAACTTACCTTGCATCTGGactaaaaattctgttttaatccGTCTAGCAGCCTCgctttcattttcacttcttgACCCACACAGCGAATCGATCTCATCAATGAAGATAATAGAGGGCTTGTTTTCTCTGGCAAGCTGGAATAGGTTTTTCACTAatcttaaaaaaggaaatagctgCAGTTATCTTAATGTGCAAACCAGCAAGAACACGTAACTTTGGATTATGATACAGTgattttgttaagaaaaaactagaaataaaaaacaaaatgaatcccACGTAAGATACTAACAGAGCTACTCAAAGATACAACATCCTTTCAGCTCCAATAACTCTGCATAATGCTGAGATGCTGAGTGAGATACCACAGAATAAGGTCACTTTAGGCTTCCTGGCCATGTTAACACATTGCATcgtaacaaacaaacatgcagagTGAGTATTTCACAGGTGGTCATCTCTCCCAACCCATACATGCCCACCTTCCACAGCTTCAagattttgtttgaaaacagaatgtaGAAGAAAACCTTTACACCTCTGTGGGGTGAAAGGCCATGTGTTATCTGCAGGGCTACTGCAACAGGTGAGCCAGAAGGTGACTAGAAACCAAGTATCCCAGCACCTCAAACCACTTCATTGTACAATCACAGCTGGGTTCAGAAGCTCATTGATTACCATTGTGCTCCTGATATCTTTGTCTGAACTACTTTTAAACACAGTCTTGAGTAATGAAGAGCagtccagctgctgcagcacaaaatATAGTGCATTATGGTACTTTTAGCTGACGTTTCTCTGCTTCAATGCAGTATCTAAGATTTGCTTTAACAAGACACATGAACCTTCcttcaaattttatttctttagaatgCCCCATCTAGCCctgaaaaattcatttctttctggtaATATTTTCCTGGAACTCTGGCAACTCCAACTTACTTTTCACTCTCTCCCAGCCACTTTGAGACCAGGTCAGAGGaagatactgaaaagaaagtggaaTTGTTCGCTTCTGTTGCAACAGCTTTTGCTAGGTAAGACTTTCCTGTTCCTGGTGGTCCAAACAGAAGAATTCCTCTCCAGGGGGTTCTCTTTCctgcaagaaagaaatcagcaatCATCAAAACACTGTAACAAGAGCAAGTCTATCTTTACGATGAAGGCTCCCTAATTTACTAAGACTTCTGTATGTATCTAAGAAACACCTGTCAGATAGATCATTACCAGCTCAGTTTGAGCCTCTGATATATCAGCATAATGCTCTCCTTAGACTCTGCTCACACAGCTTACTTCAACAGTAGTATCTAAGTTAGGAAATAAACGCTGTAATACTGACCTGTGAACAAGTGTGGAAACTTAATGGGCAAGATCACTGCTTCTTTAAGAGCTTCTTTGGCACCTTCAAGGCCAGCAACATCACTCCATTTCACATTTGGCCGCTCCATAACAATGGCACCTATAAGATCACATAAATCAGTGATGTGTGTTGTTCTACTATTTGCTTACTATAGATTTGAAAAAGGAATCTATGCATATGTccacatgaaataaaaacaagacattTCCACACAGATTTAAGCATCAAACAATGctagtcatagaatcacagaattatccaggttggaaaagatcttgaagatcatcaagtccaaccacagcctaacacacagaatcacagaattgtaggggttggaagggacctctagagatcatcgagtccaaccccactgcatagtaccctaactctaacaaccctctgctaaatcatatccctgagcaccacatccagggatggcgactcaaccacctccctggggagatGTCAAATGAATATTACTTCTACAaagatttcacattttttttattttaccacAAAAAAAGATCAATAAGCAGACAGTTGTTAGAAGTTCTGTGACATGCAATGATACTCTGTAACTGATCAGCAAACATACCAACAGCAGCTACAGAAGAGTACAGTTCCTAAAAGGAGATCAACAAGACATACACCCAGACGAAGCAGGCTCCTTagagtaggttgcacaggaaagcatcgGCAAACACCCGGCTGTGAGCACTCAGTGTGCACTCGTGCCTGGACTCCAGTTGAGCAAAGCAGCGAGACTTGGAGCTCTGAGCTAGTTGgttgtgttttgctgtgtggctgctggcaCCAGATCTTGGTGCCCATCCCACAGTATCACCAGTGtttcccccagccctgcctggatCAGGCAGCTGGGGCCACACAGGCTGTGCTTGTAGCAGCAGAGGTGAGTGGTGCAGGACATGgcccctgcagcagctggtggggaACTGGGATCAGGAGGGTTTGCTGCTGAGGGACTGGGACATCACAGTCCCCTGGGACTGTGAGTGATTGTGGCCTCTCTCTCTTGCAGTTCGTAACAcgttctgcctgctgcagcacctgtgAGGGGAGCAGCTTCCCGAcctcagctctccccagcccaCTGCACAGCCCAGGGATATGGACGTGCCATCCAACTGGACCTGCCCCATCTGCGGGCAAATCCGGGAGGATGTCGCCTACGTGACCCCCTGTCAGCACCAGCTGTGCTACGGCTGTGTTCTTCCCCGAAGAGGAAGGCCCGCAGCAGCCCCCAGGTCTCTGTGCCGCACTGCAAGAGGCGGCCCCGGCGGTGGCACTAGGCCAGAACCGCACTGCCGTCACAGCACGGCTCCGGCGGGCCGGGAGCCCAACATCTGCCTCTCGGCCTGCTGCTTATAATACCTAATAAACATCCCTTAAAACTTAGAACAAAAAGTCTCTGTGTTTTTGACTGTTGGCGCTGCTGACCCTACCCATGCTGCTTTCTCCGTCTTCCCATCCTGGAGGAGAGAAACACTTTATTTCCACCAATATAAACCAGCGCTCATGACAGCGCTTGCAAAACATGCATGGTCCCCAAAATGCAGAAGATGGAACTCATGCTCCTCTAATCATAATTCCATCACCTGGACTTGGCTAAATTCCTCTCCTACTGCCAGGCCCCGGGCCACAAATTACTTC
The window above is part of the Coturnix japonica isolate 7356 chromosome 2, Coturnix japonica 2.1, whole genome shotgun sequence genome. Proteins encoded here:
- the VPS4B gene encoding vacuolar protein sorting-associated protein 4B translates to MSGNLQKAVDLASKAAQEDKAGNYEEAFRLYQHAVQYLIHVVKYEVQGDKAKQSIRMKCTEYLDRAEKLKEYLKKREKTAPKPVKESGPADGKGNDSDGEGESEDPEKKKLQNQLQGAIVMERPNVKWSDVAGLEGAKEALKEAVILPIKFPHLFTGKRTPWRGILLFGPPGTGKSYLAKAVATEANNSTFFSVSSSDLVSKWLGESEKLVKNLFQLARENKPSIIFIDEIDSLCGSRSENESEAARRIKTEFLVQMQGVGVDNEGILVLGATNIPWVLDSAIRRRFEKRIYIPLPEDHARAAMFKLHLGSTPSLLTEADYRELGKRTDGYSGADISIIVRDALMQPVRKVQSATHFKKVKGPSVSNPNTVVDLYTPCSPGDPDAEEMTWMDVPGDKLLEPKVSMADMLSSLASTKPTVNEQDLEKLKKFTEDFGQEG